In Hemicordylus capensis ecotype Gifberg chromosome 3, rHemCap1.1.pri, whole genome shotgun sequence, one DNA window encodes the following:
- the TPT1 gene encoding translationally-controlled tumor protein — MIIYRDCISQDEMFSDIYKIKEVANGLCLEVEGKMVSRKEGEIDDALIGGNASAEGPEGDGAEATVVTGVDIVMNHHLQETSFTKESYKKYIKDYMKAIKARLEETKPERVKPFMTGAAEQVKHILASFKNYQFFVGENMNPDGMVGLLDFREDGVTPYMIFFKDGLEMEKC; from the exons ATGATCATTTACCGCGACTGCATCAGCC AAGATGAGATGTTCTCAGACATCTACAAGATCAAAGAAGTGGCCAATGGGCTGTGCCTGGAAGTGGAGGGGAAG ATGGTGAGCAGGAAGGAAGGTGAAATAGATGATGCTTTGATTGGTGGAAATGCATCTGCTGAAGGTCCTGAAGGAGACGGGGCAGAGGCCACAGTGGTCACTGGTGTGGACATTGTAATGAACCACCACCTTCAGGAAACAAGTTTCACTAAAGAGTCTTACAAGAAGTACATCAAGGACTACATGAAAGC AATCAAAGCCAGACTTGAGGAGACAAAGCCAGAGAGAGTAAAGCCGTTCATGACAGGAGCTGCTGAACAAGTCAAACATATTCTTGCAAGCTTCAAAAATTACCAG TTTTTTGTAGGTGAAAATATGAATCCAGATGGCATGGTGGGGCTGCTGGACTTCCGTGAGGATGGTGTGACCCCTTATATGATTTTCTTTAAGGACGGATTAGAAATGGAAAAATGT TAA